The genomic window TAATTCCGTCAAATCCTTTTTCTGCTAACTTTTTATAGCTTTTTGGCAAATACCCTTTTTTTACTCCTTTTGCAAATGCATACACAAACATTTCAGAACCTGATGCTTCAAGGTAATTTCCTTTTCTATTTCCAGCATCTGTAACTTGATACCATAATCCTGATTCATCTTGATATTTTGCAACGGCTTTCGAAACCTCATTCAAATACTGGATAAGTTCTTTTCTTTTCGGATTTTCTTTTGGCATAAAATCTAAAACATCAACCAAAGCCATCATGTACCAGCCTATAGATCGAGACCAAAAATTGGGTGAGGTTCCAGTTTCTTTATTCGCCCAATCCATTTTTTTACTTTCATCCCAAGCATGAAAAAGAAGACCCGTTTTTTGATCTAAAGTATGCAGGTGAATCTGCTCAAACTGTTTTACAATATCATCGAAGCTTTTTCCTTGTTCAAACTCGGCTGTATATTGTGCATAAAATGGAGTTCCCATATACAATCCATCTAGCCACATCTGATTTGGGTAAATCTTTTTATGCCAAAATCCTCCCGAATTTGTTCTCGGATGCGTTTCCAATTGTTTTCTTAAAAGCTGCAACGCTTTAAGATAACGATCATCTTTGGTTTGTTTATAAACTTCAAAAAGTCCTTTGCCAGCATTTATATAATCAATATTGTAATCTTCTAGTTTATAATTTAGAATATCGCCAGAATTGTTTATTACTGTTTCGTAATACTCTTTAACGTAATTGAAATAAATCGGATTCTGTGTTTTATTGTTCAGATTCTCAAAAGCGGTCATTATAAGACCTAGCTTATAATCCCATTTTGGTTTTTCGTTATTATCAATTTGCCAGGCTTTTGGGTCACGCTTCATAATAGAAAGAGCCATTCTTTCAGACCACTTCAAGTCTTTAGAAATAACAATTGTCGTTTCTTGAGCTATTGCATTCATAAATGAAAACAGAAGGCCAATAACCATGAGTGGTAATCCAAAATATTTTCTCTTTTTATTCATTAAAAAACATTTATTTATCTAGTTCGATTGCACTTAGTAAAAAAGCGCCCAATCCTATTGCACCATTTTCTTTTGTTTTGGAAGACAAATAATAATTGTTTGTTCCATCACGGAATGGTTTTCCGCCCAAACCTACATTCGATGAAACATTCAAAACATTAACTTCTCCTTTTTTGTCCACTTTTACAAATTCTTTTACAAAACTGTCAAATGATTTTTTTGCTGCTGTTTTGTAGCTTGACGCTAAATAACCTTTATTGGCTCCTTTTGCAAAAGCATAAATAATCATTCCAGAAGCAGATGGTTCTACATAATTTCCGTACAATTCTGGTTTATCAGCAACTTGATACCATAATCCTGAATCACTTTTGTACTGATTTACACTTTTTGAAATCTGATTCAAGTACTCTACCAAAACTTTATATTTTGGATGCGATTTTGGAAAATAATCTAACGTTTCCACCAATGCCACCATGTACCAGCCAATTCCTCTTCCCCAGATCGTTGGCGATGTTCCTGTTTGTTTATCTGCCCATGCGATTTCTTTACTTTCGTCCCAAGCTTGGTAAACCAAACCTGTTTTTTTGTCTACAATATGATTTTGAACCAATTCAAATTGTTTTGCAATATCATCTAAGCTTTTTCCTTTTTCGTACTTCACCGTAAACTGTGCATAAAAAGGTTCTGCCATGTACAAACCATCAATCCACATTTGGTTTGGATAAATCTGTTTGTGCCAGAATCCTCCGCTTGGTGTTCTTGGCTGGCTTTCTAACTGATTTCTCAATTTCCCGATAATCTGCAGATAGCGGGAATCTTTTGTAACATCATATAAATTAAACAGCAGTTTCCCCGGATTCAAACAATCGATATTGTATTCTTTAATATCATATTTTTTAATGTTTCCTGTACTGTCAATCATTCCATCAACATACTCTTGGATATAATTCAGGTATTTTTTATCGTTTGTCTTTTGATATAATTTTTCAAAACCAGACAATACAAAACCCATTTTATAATCCCATTTTGGTTTGTCGTTTCCATCGAGCTGCCATGCATTCGGATACTTGCTTAAAATAGAGAGTGCTGTTCGTTCTGACCATTTTAAATTGTACGGAATGACATTATCTGATACTTCAGCTTGATTTTGTGCAATTGCAAAAACACTAAAAAACAGAAATAACAATAGGACTGTTTTTTTATACTTCATACTTATGTTTTTTTTTTTGCCACTCCCGATAGCTATCGGGATAATGGATTATTTGGATTATTCTATGGCTGTTTTTTTAACACATAGATACATAGTTTAGAAAACTTAATAATAGGCGTTTCACTTGCAGTAACAAACATAGTGCGCTATGTGTAAGAAGCAAGCTTCTTTTTATATTCTTTTAAAGTATAGTAAATTCTATGTTTCTATGTGTTAAAATTATTCTCACGCAGATTTGGCAGATTTTTTTAAATCTTTTTAATCCTGTATCCCGATAGCTATCGGGAGTGGCAAATAACAATTTACATTTTCCCTTTTTTATTCAGCACTTCCAATTGCTTATCTAAATATTGCGCAAATTGTTCTTTTGTTTTGATTCCGTTTACTTCTTGTTCCCAAGCTCCTAAAAGGTAAAAAGTCACCGCTTTTGTAGTTGGTTTAAAAACTAAAAGATAATCTAAATCAGTATCTGCAATATTTTCGATAGTACTAATTTCATAAAAAATTGCCATTCCTAACTTATCTGGAACCAAAGATTGCTCTCCATAAGTTGCCAGATACGCCCATTTTTTGTTTTTGCTTTCTTTTTTAAGCAATTCAGCTGTTTTCTGTTTTACAATTCCAGTACAGATTCCTTTGATTGCTTGTGAAGCTTTAATAGTATGTTGCGTATATAATTGATCTGGTTTAATGGTCAATTCTGAAGTAAAATCAATTTTATCTGAAGCCGTTTTCCATCCATAATAATTCACTTTTACTGTAGATTCGTTCGATTTATTAGCTACTGTTGCAATAGTTGAATCTACTTCACGGAAGTGTAATTTTTCATTGTTTAAATAACGATCGATAGAACCAATTCCGATTCCTTTTCCTGCTTTTAAAATATCGGCTCCCCAATCGCTCATTTCATGGTACGAATCGAAACCGTCCTGTCCTACTTTTGGCAAAATATTTTCAAATGTCTTTTTTCCGAAGATATCAATTGCATTTCTCCAATCTAAATACAAACGATATCCAATTCTATTACTTTCCCAACCTGGGCCTTCGTAACGAATGTCAAAAGAATGATCGGTATGCTCTGGAGCTAGCTTCAATCTGTCCACATTTTTAAAAACAGTACCGCCTTTATACTTTCTTCCTTCCCATTTTCCGTCTGTTTTAGCAGATATTTCGGCATACGTTTTATTGGTTTTGATATCATACTTCTGCGCATTTATGGCTGTTAGACCTGCGAAAAATAAAACTGCTGTGGTGATTTTTGCTTTCATTTGTATTCTAAATTATTTAAAAATTGTATCTAAAAATCGTACGCTGTACGAGATTGTCTGTGTAAACCAAGGTTCGTAAAACCAAAATGAATGTGGCGAATCTGGAATGGTCTGCACTTCATTATAGATTTTATATTGATTCAAAATCTGAATCATATCGTCTCTTCCTGCATGAAATCTCGGAATGCTGCTGCAGATGTACAGGACAGGTGGTGTATTTTTGTCTGTATGACTCAATGCCGAAGCGTTTTTCCAGTTTTCAGGAATCTCATCTGATTTTCCTCCTAACCAAAATGCCGCCATATCTCCTTCTGAAGATTCTGGATGCTTGAATGCTAAAACACCGTCTACATCTATTATGGCGTGAACTTTTGACGAAGAACGGCTTTTAAAATTTTTATCTTCAAAAAACGGATCATTACTTGTTGTACCAATCAAAGCTGCCATTTGCCCTCCCGAAGAACATCCTAAAACCGCAATTTTGTTTGGATCTACATTAAATTTTTCCGCATTGTCTTTTATAAATTTTATAGCATTCTTTACATCAATAACTCCCGTTGGATATTTTGCTTCCAATGACAATCTGTATTCGATAGCAAAACAAGAATAGCCTTTTGCAGCTATTTCTTTTCCTATAAACTGCATTTGGTTTTTATTTCCCGATCTCCATCCTCCGCCATGAATCATAATTACGGCAGGATTCTTTCTCTTTTTAGTATTGATAAAAGCATCAAAATGCAAAACACGATCTTGTTCTTTATTATAAACTAAATCAAATATTTCTTTAACATCTGAATTTGCTTTTATTTCTGGAATTGTGATAAACGGATATTTCTTAATTAATTTAGCATAAGTGCTTTTAATGGTATACGATGTGTCGACCTTGTACTGCTGGCTTTGCATTACAATTACATTAAAAAACAACACTAAGATTAATTTAAAATTTCGCATTTCTACTCTTTACTTTTTAGTTAAGAAAGGAGTTCAACCTATAGTCAAACTCCTTTTTAACTACTTCAAAAAACATAGTTCTCAAAAAACTACCAATTACTAATAACCAGGATTTTGAGGAAAATCTTTATTTTGATTTAAATCCAAAGCAGATTGCGGTATTGGTCTTAAAATTTTAAGCTTACCATCAACACCAACAAAATTTGCTTCTTTAATTTTATAATTATAAGCTGAAGCTCTCGCTACCAATGTTCCTGTACGTTTTAAATCGAACCAACGTTTGTATTCGCCCAATAGTTCTCTTCCTCTTTCGTCAAGAATATAATCGATATTAAATTGAGCTAAAGTCGCATTGGCTACACCTGCTCTTCTTCTCACTTCATTTAAACGAGCTAAACCTGTTCCTGCATTTCCTGCTTTTAAATACGCTTCTGCCGCAATCAAATACGTTTCTCCAAGTCTTGAAACAATGATATCTCTTGTGCTTACAGGCCCTGTGCTTGATGGCGTCGTTGGGTCTGGATCGTCAAATTTCTTAACTGGAATAGTATAACAGTCTAAGTTTTTAATTAATGTATGTGCAGCAGAATATTCTCCCCAAGGATGATATACAAATGTTGCTGATAATCTAGAAGCGTTAGCTGTCATCCAAGTAGTTTTATCTGCCGCTGTAAACCATTTTGGTTCGTAAAAATGTCTCACTTTTAACGAAGCTGGATTTGAGCTTCTGTAATACGGATAATATAAAATAGTCTTTGTAACTCCGTTTGTTGTTTCTGGTCCTTCTACAATTTCAGTCATAAAAGTCGCATTCCATCTTGCATCACCTTTTTCGTATAAACCTAAAGCATAATCTGTCGGACATAAATTATAACTTCTTAATGGCGCTCCTGTTTCTGCTCCTCCTAAATAAGAACTGAAATAATAGAACTGGTTATTTCCTAATGTTGTAGGACTTGTACTTGTTGAAGCCTTATCATATTGTACAGAAAAAATCGTTTCTGCATTTAAATCGTTTCCTGGCTTAAACAATTGATCATAAGCTAATGCTAAAGTTTGTCCAGCAATTGCAGCATCTGCATAAGTGGCAGCTTTTGAAAAATCGTCTGCTTTACCAAAAGTTTCGTATCCTCTTGTTAAGTATACTTTTGCCAATAAATCGTTTACTGCTCTTTTATTTACTTTTCCAGATGTGTTGTAAGCAGCCGTTCCAACATTAGCCAAAGCAAAATCTAAATCTGCTATAATTTGCGTATATACTTCTTCAGCGCTGTTTCTCGTAAAAGACAAAACTGGACTTGTAATATTCTCGCTCACAATTGGCACGCCTCCATAAGTCTGAACCAATAAGAAATAAGCATTTGCTCTAAGAAATCTAGCCTCGCCTACTAATGTGTTAAGATTTGAAGTCTGTTCTGTTACTGTAGAATAATACACCGTTTTGTTTACAGACTGAATTAGCTGATAACATGAATTATACAAATCGGCAACATTATCTGAAGATGGAATTAAAAGCGCGTACTGACTTAAACCAGCTGGTTCTGGAGTTCTTCCTTCTGCATACATATCCGTACCTGCTTCAAAAAGCCATGGATTTCCGCCATAAATTCCTTTTAACCAAGCATAATTGGTATTAACTAGCAATTGAAAACCAGATGCTGTTTTATAAGTCCCGTCAGCAGGAACATTCGACAAGCTTTCCTCTTCAATATAATTGCTGCAAGAACTTAAGGTTCCTACTATGATTCCTAATAATATGATGAATTTTTTCATTTGATATCTTTATTAAAATTTAACACTTAATCCCAATTGTGTAGTCACTGATGCTGGACGGTTTACTCCAAAAGCAGCACCAGCCCATTCAGGATCATATCCATCAAAGTCTGTAAATACAAATGGGTCTAAAACATTTATATAAATCCTCAAATTACTGATTTTAAGTCTTTTCAATAATTCAGAATCTAATGTGTATCCTAAAGATATATTTTTAATTTTCACGTAAGAAACGTCTCTATAGTATCCAAATAAAGAAGTCCAGTATGCTCCAGCTCCTGTTGCTACAGGTCCTGGTCTTGGGTTTTCATTATTTGCATTAGCTGCAATTCCTGTTCCGTTTGTTGGAATAAAATAATCCATTGCCAATTTCTGACGTCCTCTATCGCTCACGTCAGCAAAGTTTTGGTGGAAAGTACTTAAAACTGTTTGTCCTTGACTTGTCAAAACTGAGAAGTTGAAATCGAAATTACCAACAGTTAATTTAGAATATAAACTTCCTTGCCATTCTGGATTTGCATTACCAATTACAGTTCTATCATCTTGGTTGAATTTACCATCTCCATTCAAATCTTTTGGTCTTGCTTGTCCAGGAGCCATTCCATAAGATGCCGCTTGTGCCGCTTCGCTTTCTTGCCAAACTCCATCATAAACGTAGTTGTAGTTTGGATTTAATTCTGATCCTAAGATTAATTTGTTACCAATATCACTTACTTGATCCTGATTGTAAATTGACTCTAATTTGTTTACGTTTTTAGTGAATGTAAAAGTAGTTTCCCAGTTTACATTTTTACTTTTAATATTTTTAGTAGTCAACAATACTTCAACCCCTTTGTTGCTAACTGAACCAACGTTAGCATACGTATTTTTCCAGCCAGTTTCTGCTGGTAATTGCTGTTTGTAAATTAATTTATCTGATAGTCTGTCGTAAACGTCTACAGAACCTGTAATTCTATTATTCAAGAATCCGTAGTCAAGACCAAAGTTTAACTCACGTGTTTTTTCCCAAGTTAAATTTTGATTCGCTAAATTTTCAGACTGCCATCCCGCAACCACATTAGCTCCGTTTGCATAAAAAGTCTGCTGGTTTAATAAAGCCTGAGACGTATAAGGCGCAACATTATCGTTTCCTGTATATCCTAAACTCGCACGAAGTTTTAAATCTGAAACAACTGAGCTATTTGCTAAGAAAGATTCTTTACTAATTTTCCATCCTAAAGCTACAGAAGGGAAACTCTGCCATTTATTACCTTCAGATAAAACAGAAGAACCATCCCATCTTGTAGAAGCTGTCAATAAATATTTGTCTTTAAAAGTATAATTTAAACGAACCGCATAAGAGCTTAAAGTATTCTTTTGATAGCCTGAACTTATGTTGTAACTCGTTTGAACACCTGACCCCATATTATTCGACCCAACATCAAAAGGCTGATTGTTAGAATATAAATAAGATGTTTCATCTACATTTGAATACAAACTCTGCAATAATAAAACGCTAAAATCATGCACTTCATTAAATGTGTGCTTTAAATCGATCTGGTTATCCCAAGTATAATTAAAGTTATTGAAGTTTTTAATTGATGCTGAGTTTTTACCATTTAACGTTACACCTGCATTGGTCTGCGCTTTATAAGCTGCACTGGTAACTGTATTTTCTATACCTCCAGCAAATGTTGTTTTAAATGAAAGCCATTTTAAAGGCTGGTATTGGAAGAAAACATTTCCGACAGTTTGCCATGTTTTTTCTGTTTGAGAAGAATTAGCAATTTCCATTAATGGGTTAACTGTTGAAGTCTTATTGATAGCCCATGAACCATCAGGGTAAGTTAATTTTCCTGGAAGGAAAAATAAAGTTCCTACTTTTTCATTTCCTTGTGCATCAACAGCCCAAGGTGACATTAACGGACTTAATCTAAAAGCGTCCTGCATTGCTAAATCACTTCCCAATTGTGTGTCAAGACGTGCAACCGTAATATTGGCTCCTGTAGTAAATTTATCGTTGATTTTATGATTTAATCCTAGTTTAAAAGAATACTTATCAGTTGAATCATTTTCGATGAGTCCCTCGTCACTCTGAACACCGAATCCTAAGTTGTAGCTCAAACCAGAATCTGAACGTCCTGTAACATTTAAATAATTGTTTTGAGTCATACCCGGTTTAAGAACAGCGTCTGTCCAGTCAAAATTATAACCACTGTTAGCGCGAGAAACTAATAATGGACTCTGATTTCCTGCTAAAGCTGCTAATTGTGCTGGTGTTTGTGTCAACGGAGTTGCGCTCATATAAGCAACCTGATGAAATTTCCACCATTCTTCTCCATTCATCATTTTTGGCATTCTAACGGCAGTTTTATTACCGTAAGAAGTATCAAAAGTCACGTTGATTCCAGATTTTACATTGGCACCGCTTTTTGTCGTTACGATAATAACACCGCTTGCTCCTCTAGAACCATAAATTGCAGCCGAAGAAGCATCTTTTAAAACGTCCATTCTAGAAATATCCTGTGGGTTCAAAAAGTCAATATTATCAACTGGAACACCATCTACGATATATAAAGGTGATGATCCAACTAATGAGTTATTTCCTCTGATTACTACTTTGTACCCATCTCCCGCACGTCCTGAAGCTGATGAAATCTGAACCCCTGGAGTACTTCCTTGAATCGCCTCAAGTGGACTTGTAGTATTTCTTTCTGTGATAGTTGCTGCGCTGATTGTACTAACAGATCCAGTAAGATCAGTCTTTTTTACAGAACCGTATCCCACAACAACAACTTCGTTTAATGAATTGGATTGTTCTGCAAGAGTCACGTTGATTTTAGATTTTCCAGCAACACTTACTTCTTGTGTCTGAAATCCTAAATAGCTAATTATTAAAGTTGCTTTACTGTTTGATACATTAATTTTGAAACTTCCTTCAAAATCTGTCGAAGTTCCATTTTTAGTTCCCTTTTCATTAATGTTTACCCCTGGCAGTGACATACCAGTAGCGTCGGTAATCTTCCCTTCAATTGTGGTTGACTGCGCATATATAGAGCTGCACAGTAAAAAATTCAGGAAAAAGAAAAATACAAAGTACTTATCTTTTTTCTCAGATAATTGTTTAATACTCATGTGGTTTAATGTTTGGTTAATTGATAGTGTTTTAGTTGTTAATAGATTCTACTTTTTTCTCATTGATATAGGTATTTATAAAATTTATGTTTTTGACGTTTTTTAATAAATAGAGCGAGTCTACTTTTTGAATTTTTACATTTTTCAGCGTAATATTCTCGACAGGCGATTCTTTGTAACCTTCTGCCCAAACGCTGTATTTGCCACCGTTTTTTACCGTTACATTCTCTAAACTTACATTTCTGATTGTTGGTATAAAGTTTCCTGTCTGAGATCCGTAGACATTGTAAAACATATTCAATTTTAGAACACATTCTTTTACGGTTCCAACTTCCAGATTTCTGACGTAGATATTCTCAATGATTCCGCCTCTTTTTGAATTGGTTTTGATGCGAATGGCGCGATCCAAATTTGGACTATCCATTACACAATTTTCAACAAATACATTATTTACTCCAGCCGAAATTTCGCTTCCAATTACAACTCCTCCGTGGCCGTCAATCATTTTGCAATTTTGCACAATAATGTTTTTACTTGGTATTGCTACTCTTCTTCCGTCTCCATCACGACCTGCTTTAATTGCAATACAATCATCTCCCGTATTGAAAGTACAGTTTCTAATTACGATATTTTGTGAATATTCAGGATCGCAGCCATCATTGTTCGGACCATGGCTATTAACCGTTACACCGTCAATAATCATGTTGTTTGTTTTTATCGGATGTAAAATCCAAAATGGCGAATTGATAATTTTAATGTCTTTTACTAAAGCAGTATTACATTCAAAAAACTCAATAAAATTTGGTCTTAAATAACGTCCTTCTCCAAAAACTCTTTCAGAAACTGGAATTCCTTTTTCGGCCATATCAACTAAAACTTCACGATTTGTCGGGTCATTTTGAGACGGAATGCCTTTCTTCCAGCCGTAGTTTTTTCCTCCAGACCAAATCCACCAGTTTGTGCTGTCGCCTTGACCATTTAAAGTGCCTTTTCCTGTAACCGCAATATTAGTTTTGTTTTTTGCATAAATAAGCGGAGAATAATTCATCACTTCGGTTCCTTCCCAAGAAGTATGAACAATCGGATAATCTTTCGGATTTAAACTGAAGAGAATCTCAGCATGATCCTCTAAATGCAGATTGACATTACTTTCTAAATGAATGGCTCCTGTTAAATATTTTCCATTTGGAACTAAAACTTTCCCACCGCCATTTGCTGCACATTCTTTTATAGCTTTCTGAAATGCTAAAGTGTTTAACGTTTTTCCATCAGCAACAGCACCAAAATCGTTGATATTATATACTTTATCTGAAAAATGCACCTGTGGAATACTTTTTATAACCAAATCCATTGTTTTCCATGGATTCTCTGAAGAAACCGAAGAAGAATGTCTTGCGCATGATAGCATTAAAAGCCCTAAAAAGGCTAAAAAAAGAATCTTTTTTATTGTGACTATCTTATTTGTAATCATTTGCACAGATTTTTCTTGTTTTATGACCAAAAACATCATGTTTTATGTAATCGATTACACGAAAGTAGAAAAATAGTTCTGAGACACCAAATTAATTTAGAAAAAAATTATATATTTAATTTTTATTACAAATTTTAATTACATTTAATGCAAAAATTTAGATAATTTATTATCATTGTAAAACCTAAAACGTTTGAGTTTTAAATTATGGTAATCGATAACAATATTTATTGCGTAATGAAAAAAAATGTACTTTTGTTTAAAAATAATTCGATAAACTTTTTTTGAATGAGTGAAAAAGTAACTATTTACGATATTGCTGAAAAATTAAACATCACAGCTGCAACCGTTTCCAGAGCGTTAAACAATAATCCTAAAATAAAGGAAGCAACGCGTGAGTTGGTTATTAAAACTGCCGCTGCGATGAACTACAAGCAAAATAAACTCGCGCTAGCTTTAAAGAGTGGCCGAAGTAATAATATCGGAGTTATTGTGCCGCGTATTGACAGCAATTTTTTCGCCTCGGTTATTCGGGGAATCGAGGAAGAGCTTTATCCGCACGGTTATCAGGTTATTATCTGCCAGACTCACGAAAGCATTAAAAGGGAAAATGAAAACCTCCATACACTTGTAGATGCGCAGGTTGATGGTATCATGATGTCGGTTACTGGTATTTCAGACGAGAATGACAGTGCTTTCAGAAATGTACTGGAGAAAAATGTACCGCTAATATTTTTTGATAGAAGCAAACACATTGACGGTGTAAGTTCTGTAACTATTAATGACTTTAAAGGCGGTTATTTAGCCACAAAGCATTTAATTGATGAAGGTTGCAGAAACATTGCTCATTTCTCTGGAGACCAATCGTTAGATATTTTCAAAAACAGGTTTTTAGGATACAAACAAGCCTTATTGGACAACGGACTTCCTTTTAATGAAGAATATGTTATTTTTACCAAAAGTAGCGTAGATGCTGGTAAAGAGGCTGTCGATAAACTTTTGCAATTGCAAACTCCACCTGACGCTATTTTTTCTTCGAGTGATTTTGCAGCACTGGGAGCAATTCAAGAATTAAAAGAGCGAAACATCAGTATTCCAAGTGAGTTTTGTGTTGCTGGTTTCAGTAACGAACCTTTTACTAAATTTATGGAATTATCTATTACTTCTGTAGATCAATCGCCGCTTGAAATGGGAAGAATGTCTGCTCGTGTTTTCTTAGAACAGGTAGATAAAACAGATACTATTAAAATTGAAAAAAAGGTTGTCCTTGCACCAGAATTACATATTCGTAAATCTTCTACGAGAACAAATTTCTAGCAAAAAATACAATTTTAAACCATATAAGTTATATAAGATAATTTAAGTTTTATCTAAACATATAATTTATATGGTTTTTCTTTTGCTAAAAAAAAAGTCCATCTAAAAAGCAAACTTTTAAATGGACTTATATAACTTATATGGTTTAAAAATTACAATGAAACTCCTCTTTTCCAAGGAATAAAATCATTCTGATTTAAAATAGCAGCTTTTGTTTTAATGTTACCGCTGGCAACATCAATAATAAACTCAAGCATTTCGTCTGCCATTTCGTCAATAGATTTTTCGCCTGTAATAATTCCTCCAGTATCAATATCGATAATATCAGACATTTTGTTTGCTAATTGTGTGTTTGATGAAATCTTTACAACTGGCGCAATTGGATTTCCTGTTGGAGTTCCTAAACCTGTTGTAAACAATACCATATTGGCTCCAGAACCCACCATAGCCGTTGTACATTCTACGTCATTTCCTGGCGTACATAACAATGTAAAACCTGGTTCGCTAATATATTCTCCATAATCGTAAACACCTCTAATTGGTGATGTTCCACCTTTTTTAGCAGCACCAGCCGATTTCATAGCATCTG from Flavobacterium sp. KACC 22763 includes these protein-coding regions:
- a CDS encoding glycoside hydrolase family 88/105 protein, yielding MKYKKTVLLLFLFFSVFAIAQNQAEVSDNVIPYNLKWSERTALSILSKYPNAWQLDGNDKPKWDYKMGFVLSGFEKLYQKTNDKKYLNYIQEYVDGMIDSTGNIKKYDIKEYNIDCLNPGKLLFNLYDVTKDSRYLQIIGKLRNQLESQPRTPSGGFWHKQIYPNQMWIDGLYMAEPFYAQFTVKYEKGKSLDDIAKQFELVQNHIVDKKTGLVYQAWDESKEIAWADKQTGTSPTIWGRGIGWYMVALVETLDYFPKSHPKYKVLVEYLNQISKSVNQYKSDSGLWYQVADKPELYGNYVEPSASGMIIYAFAKGANKGYLASSYKTAAKKSFDSFVKEFVKVDKKGEVNVLNVSSNVGLGGKPFRDGTNNYYLSSKTKENGAIGLGAFLLSAIELDK
- a CDS encoding glycoside hydrolase family 88/105 protein; this translates as MNKKRKYFGLPLMVIGLLFSFMNAIAQETTIVISKDLKWSERMALSIMKRDPKAWQIDNNEKPKWDYKLGLIMTAFENLNNKTQNPIYFNYVKEYYETVINNSGDILNYKLEDYNIDYINAGKGLFEVYKQTKDDRYLKALQLLRKQLETHPRTNSGGFWHKKIYPNQMWLDGLYMGTPFYAQYTAEFEQGKSFDDIVKQFEQIHLHTLDQKTGLLFHAWDESKKMDWANKETGTSPNFWSRSIGWYMMALVDVLDFMPKENPKRKELIQYLNEVSKAVAKYQDESGLWYQVTDAGNRKGNYLEASGSEMFVYAFAKGVKKGYLPKSYKKLAEKGFDGITEKLVTVDPDGEIHITQVCASAGLGGNPYRDGSYEYYISEKIKVDNSHGLGPFILAAIELEK
- a CDS encoding DUF4861 family protein, with protein sequence MKAKITTAVLFFAGLTAINAQKYDIKTNKTYAEISAKTDGKWEGRKYKGGTVFKNVDRLKLAPEHTDHSFDIRYEGPGWESNRIGYRLYLDWRNAIDIFGKKTFENILPKVGQDGFDSYHEMSDWGADILKAGKGIGIGSIDRYLNNEKLHFREVDSTIATVANKSNESTVKVNYYGWKTASDKIDFTSELTIKPDQLYTQHTIKASQAIKGICTGIVKQKTAELLKKESKNKKWAYLATYGEQSLVPDKLGMAIFYEISTIENIADTDLDYLLVFKPTTKAVTFYLLGAWEQEVNGIKTKEQFAQYLDKQLEVLNKKGKM
- a CDS encoding alpha/beta hydrolase is translated as MRNFKLILVLFFNVIVMQSQQYKVDTSYTIKSTYAKLIKKYPFITIPEIKANSDVKEIFDLVYNKEQDRVLHFDAFINTKKRKNPAVIMIHGGGWRSGNKNQMQFIGKEIAAKGYSCFAIEYRLSLEAKYPTGVIDVKNAIKFIKDNAEKFNVDPNKIAVLGCSSGGQMAALIGTTSNDPFFEDKNFKSRSSSKVHAIIDVDGVLAFKHPESSEGDMAAFWLGGKSDEIPENWKNASALSHTDKNTPPVLYICSSIPRFHAGRDDMIQILNQYKIYNEVQTIPDSPHSFWFYEPWFTQTISYSVRFLDTIFK
- a CDS encoding RagB/SusD family nutrient uptake outer membrane protein encodes the protein MKKFIILLGIIVGTLSSCSNYIEEESLSNVPADGTYKTASGFQLLVNTNYAWLKGIYGGNPWLFEAGTDMYAEGRTPEPAGLSQYALLIPSSDNVADLYNSCYQLIQSVNKTVYYSTVTEQTSNLNTLVGEARFLRANAYFLLVQTYGGVPIVSENITSPVLSFTRNSAEEVYTQIIADLDFALANVGTAAYNTSGKVNKRAVNDLLAKVYLTRGYETFGKADDFSKAATYADAAIAGQTLALAYDQLFKPGNDLNAETIFSVQYDKASTSTSPTTLGNNQFYYFSSYLGGAETGAPLRSYNLCPTDYALGLYEKGDARWNATFMTEIVEGPETTNGVTKTILYYPYYRSSNPASLKVRHFYEPKWFTAADKTTWMTANASRLSATFVYHPWGEYSAAHTLIKNLDCYTIPVKKFDDPDPTTPSSTGPVSTRDIIVSRLGETYLIAAEAYLKAGNAGTGLARLNEVRRRAGVANATLAQFNIDYILDERGRELLGEYKRWFDLKRTGTLVARASAYNYKIKEANFVGVDGKLKILRPIPQSALDLNQNKDFPQNPGY